The genomic region GGCAGGTGCGGCGAAATCTTTTCCCAAACCTCGTCCCCGATGACCAAACGATCCGTGTTCATCCAAGCCTCCTGACAAAAGAAAGCTTGAATCACTTTTTGACGCTCTTGGGAATCCCTTAAATGTCAACGGGCCCTAGCAGGCCGCTGAAAAACTCGGTGGCGATGACTCCAATGCATTTGGGCTAGCGTGGCGACTTCGTCGCCGCCCCCTCTCTCTCCCCGGCTACGATAACGAATAAACACCCCCTCCCTGCCCTCCCCCATCGAGGGGGAGGGAAAAAATACGAAATAACAGTACCTTACACTCTCTCCCCCCTTGTGGGGGAGGGTTGGGGTGGGGGGGACGGCGCTGGCCAAAGCTTAACGGTGCTACCTTGAAATGCCTTAGCAGACGGCTGCTAAACCCGCTCGCGAAGGCTTCCAAATAGTTTTTCAGCAGCCTGCTAGATCCCCATGGTGCTGGGCAGCCAGGTGGCGATGATGGGGAAGAGCACGATGAGGATGATGAGCACGATCTGGGCCAGGCAGAAGGGCACCACGCCGGCATAGATCTGGCCCAGCGTGACATCCTTGGTCATGCCCTTGATGACGAAGACGTTCATACCCACCGGCGGCGTGATCAGTCCCAGCTCGACCACCATCACCACCACGATGCCGAACCAGATGGGATCGAAACCCAGGCTCATGACGATGGGGAAGAAGATGGGGATGGTCAGGATGATCATGGCCAGGGCATCGAGCACGCAGCCCATGACGAGATAGAGCAGCAGGATCACCATCATGATCGCCATCGGCGGCATGTCGAGGCCGACGATCCAGCTCTCCATGCCGTCGGCCACGTTCGACAGGATCAAAAGGTTGTTGAACAGGATGGCGCCGATCAGGATGGTGAACAACATGGCCGTGGTCCTGACCGTGTCGCTGAGGCAGTTGAGTAGCAGGGCCCAGCTCATGCGCCGGCGCAACACGGCCAGCGCCAGCGCCCCGGCGGCGCCGATGCCGGCGGCCTCGGTGGGGGTGAAGATGCCGAGATAGATGCCGCCGATGACCAGCGTAAACAGCGCCATCATGCCCCAGACGTCGCCCAGCGCCAGCAGCTTCTGGCGCGCGCTGGTCTCGGGCCCGCGCGGCCCCAGCGCCGGGTTGACGCGGGTGATCACGGCGATGGTGATCATGAAGCCCAGCACCGTCATCAGCCCGGGCAGGAAACCGGCCAGAAAAAGGTGGCCGATGTTGGTCTCGGTGAGGATGCCGTAAAGCGCCAGGATGACGCTGGGCGGAATCAATATGCCGATGGTGCCGCCGGCGGCGATGGAGCCGGTGGCCAGGCGGTCGTCGTAGCCATAGCGCCGCATCTCGGGCATCGCCACCTCGCTCATGGTGGCGGCGGTGGCCAGGCTGGAGCCGCAGATGGCGGCGAAGGCACCGCAGCCGCCGATGGTGGCCAGCGCCAGGCCGCCGCGGCGGTGGCCGAGCCAGGTATTGCAGGCCCGGTAGAGCTCCTCGCTGAGGCCCGAGTTGGAGGCGAAATAGCCCATCAGCACGAACAAGGGCACGATCGAGAGGTCGTAGGTGATGGCGGTCTCGTAGGCCGTCTGGCCCAGCAGCGCCAAGGTCGGCCCGGGACCTATGATCATGGCGGCACCGACGCAGGCGGCGGTGCCCATGGCCAGCCCGATGGGCAGGCCCAGCACCAGCAGCCCGAACATGGCTGCGATCATCAAGATGCCGAGGGTGATCGGTTCCATGGGCGGACTACGAAGCCAGCAGCGCCACGATCCGGCGCAGGCCCTTCAGCACGTGCAGCACGAAAGCCAGGGCCATGAAGATGCTGGCCGCCGCCATGACGAAAGCCACCGGGTAGACCGGTGTCTCCCAGACCCGGGTGACGATGGTGTTGTGGTAGGTGTCGACGGCGACGATCCAGAGCTGCCAGCAGATCAACACGGCCAACACGGCGCTGATCACGTCGGACAGGAAATCGACCAGGGTTCGTAGCGCCGGGGCCAGATGGCTGATCACGATGTCGACGCTGATGTGGCCGCGGCCATGGGTCGTGGCACCGACGCCGAGATATATGATCAGGCCCATGAAAAGCTCGGTCATGTCGACCGTGCCGACGATGGGCTGGCTGAAGAGATAGCGCCCACAGACATCGAAAAACGTCATCAGCACCATCACCCCGAGCACGACCGCCCCCACGCGGACGAGCCAGTCAGCGGCCCGTCCGGTGAGGGCGTCTAGGCGATCGAGCAGCACGGTGGCGGGGGAACCCGGCCCGCTACTGGCCGTACTTCTTCATGGTCGCCTTGAGGTCCTGCAAAAGCGCCTTGCCGTTCCAGCCCTTGGCGTTGACCTTCTTGATCCAATCCTGGTCCATGAAGGCGATCTTTTGGCGCCAACGCCCGAGCTCGGCCGGGGCGATGGTCTGGATGACGTTGCCGTTGCCCTTGGCCGCGGCGCGGCCGGCATCGTCGGCGTGGTCCCAGCGCTCGCCGACGAAGCCGGCGCCCCAGAGGCCGCCCACCTTGTCCAGCACCGCTTTGTGCTCGGCCGACAGGCTGTTCCACTTGGCCTTGTTCAAGACCAGCGCAAAGGGCGTGGCATAAAGGCCGCCGGGGATCTCCAGGTGGTAGCCCACCAGCTTGGTCAGGCGGAAGCCGTAGATGGCCTCCCAAGGAAACAGGGCGCCGTCGGTGGTGCCGCGCTGCAGCGATTCGTGGGCCTTGGTGGCCGACATGGCGACCGGTACGGCGCCCAGCGCCTTGGACATGGCGACGCCGCCGCCGCCGACCCGCAGCTTGACGCCGACCAGGTCCTCCAGCGTCTTGATCTCTTTCTTGCTGTGCACCAGGCCGGGGCCATGGATCCACATGGTGACCAGCTTGACGTCGCTGAATTCCTTGTCGCCGACGTTGCGGGAATACCAGT from Alphaproteobacteria bacterium harbors:
- a CDS encoding TRAP transporter large permease, with product MEPITLGILMIAAMFGLLVLGLPIGLAMGTAACVGAAMIIGPGPTLALLGQTAYETAITYDLSIVPLFVLMGYFASNSGLSEELYRACNTWLGHRRGGLALATIGGCGAFAAICGSSLATAATMSEVAMPEMRRYGYDDRLATGSIAAGGTIGILIPPSVILALYGILTETNIGHLFLAGFLPGLMTVLGFMITIAVITRVNPALGPRGPETSARQKLLALGDVWGMMALFTLVIGGIYLGIFTPTEAAGIGAAGALALAVLRRRMSWALLLNCLSDTVRTTAMLFTILIGAILFNNLLILSNVADGMESWIVGLDMPPMAIMMVILLLYLVMGCVLDALAMIILTIPIFFPIVMSLGFDPIWFGIVVVMVVELGLITPPVGMNVFVIKGMTKDVTLGQIYAGVVPFCLAQIVLIILIVLFPIIATWLPSTMGI
- a CDS encoding TRAP transporter small permease; the encoded protein is MLLDRLDALTGRAADWLVRVGAVVLGVMVLMTFFDVCGRYLFSQPIVGTVDMTELFMGLIIYLGVGATTHGRGHISVDIVISHLAPALRTLVDFLSDVISAVLAVLICWQLWIVAVDTYHNTIVTRVWETPVYPVAFVMAAASIFMALAFVLHVLKGLRRIVALLAS
- a CDS encoding TRAP transporter substrate-binding protein — encoded protein: MKKFGFALTASALLAAGALWQGSAQAATELRMANWLPPVHHLYKSMQDWNKEVAKASGGSLIIKLDKAPLAKPPGQYDLAKKGIADLSYPVLAYTPGRFEVARGSELPFLSPNAKAGSQAMWDWYSRNVGDKEFSDVKLVTMWIHGPGLVHSKKEIKTLEDLVGVKLRVGGGGVAMSKALGAVPVAMSATKAHESLQRGTTDGALFPWEAIYGFRLTKLVGYHLEIPGGLYATPFALVLNKAKWNSLSAEHKAVLDKVGGLWGAGFVGERWDHADDAGRAAAKGNGNVIQTIAPAELGRWRQKIAFMDQDWIKKVNAKGWNGKALLQDLKATMKKYGQ